A region from the Lolium perenne isolate Kyuss_39 chromosome 4, Kyuss_2.0, whole genome shotgun sequence genome encodes:
- the LOC127297055 gene encoding ubiquitin carboxyl-terminal hydrolase 3, translating to MGAASSRLEKALGEQFPEGERYFGLENFGNTCYCNSVLQALYFCVPFREQLLEYYANNKSAGDGEENMLTCLADLFSQISSQKKKTGVIAPKRFIQRLKKQNELFRSYMHQDAHEFLNFLLNELVDILEKECKAAKELPQNSSSNKNLNGPINNGQANGSRKEPDTTWVHKCFQGILTNQTKCLRCETVTDRDETFLDLSLDIEQNSSITSCLKNFSSTETLNAEDKFFCDKCCSLQEAQKRMKIKKPPNILVIHLKRFKYIEQLGRYKKLSYRVVFPLELKLINTVDNSDLEYSLFAVLVHVGSGPNHGHYISLVKSHNHWLFFDDENVEMTDESMVQTFFGSAQEFSGNTDNGYILFYESLAKTS from the exons atgggcGCGGCGAGCTCCAGGCTGGAGAAGGCGCTGGGCGAGCAGTTCCCCGAGGGCGAGCGCTACTTCGGACTCGAGAACTTCGGCAACACCTGCTACTGCAACAGCGTCCTACAG GCACTTTACTTCTGCGTTCCTTTCCGCGAGCAATTGCTAGAGTACTATGCAAACAATAAGAGCGCCGGAGATGGTGAAGAGAACATGTTAACCTGCTTGGCTGACCTCTTCTCTCAG ATAAGCAGCCAGAAGAAGAAAACGGGTGTTATTGCTCCGAAGCGGTTTATACAACGGCTGAAGAAACAGAATGAGCTTTTCCGCAGCTATATGCACCAG GATGCTCAtgaatttctgaattttttgCTTAATGAGCTAGTTGACATTCTTGAAAAAGAATGTAAAGCTGCTAAAGAACTGCCTCAAAATTCCTCCTCGAATAAGAATTTGAATGGTCCTATTAATAATGGTCAAGCAAATGGTAGTCGTAAAGAACCGGATACTACATGGGTCCACAAATGCTTCCAG GGAATATTGACTAATCAAACAAAATGTCTGAGATGTGAAACAGTCACTGATAGGGATGAAACATTTCTTGACCTTAGCCTGGATATAGAGCAAAATAGTTCAATCACCAGCTGCCTTAAAAACTTCAGTTCAACAGAAACTTTGAACGCAGAGGATAAGTTTTTCTGTGACAAATGCTGCAG TTTACAAGAAGCGCAGAAAAGAATGAAGATAAAGAAACCACCAAACATCCTGGTAATCCATCTCAAGCGCTTCAAGTACATCGAACAGCTTGGCCGCTATAAAAAGCTATCATATCGAGTTGTTTTCCCGCTGGAGCTTAAACTCATCAACACTGTTGACAATTCAGACTTGGAATATTCTCTCTTTGCCGTACTAGTTCATGTCGGAAGTGGGCCAAATCATGGCCACTACATCAGCTTGGTAAAGAGCCACAACCACTGGTTATTCTTCGATGACGAGAATGTTGAGATGACTGATGAGTCCATGGTACAGACATTCTTTGGCTCAGCACAAGAGTTCAGTGGTAATACCGACAACGGCTACATACTCTTCTATGAAAGCCTTGCTAAAACAAGCTGA